The proteins below are encoded in one region of Chroicocephalus ridibundus chromosome 9, bChrRid1.1, whole genome shotgun sequence:
- the MCF2 gene encoding proto-oncogene DBL isoform X2, which yields MNVVGITENVKGDHQKFEIWYSGREEVYVVQAQTVDLKMAWLNEIRKILFKQQELIKVEKQQPGSCTDQLPLSSQLSDGKQQRASISSEENDSERTSPVMLDSGLPSPQNKPPRSWPGMSQSLEIWEGLEECSGNQYLSNCSDTEEEDGNQLSPGKYKALADCKRRGSEDLLVKNGDEIQLLHEDGEGQWLVKNLNRRKEGWIPVHSLQIVVGNCRFRNAKVAVQSL from the exons ATGAACGTGGTTGGAATAACTGAGAATGTGAAAGGAGATCATCAGAAATTTGAAATCTGGTATAGTGGGCGAGAAGAGGTCTATGTCGTGCAG gcCCAAACAGTAGATCTGAAGATGGCATGGCtaaatgaaataaggaaaatctTGTTCAAGCAGCAGGAGCTTATAAAAG tggagaagcagcagcccgGCTCGTGCACGGACCAGCTCCCGCTCTCCTCCCAGCTGAGCGATGG aaagcagcagagagcctCCATAAGCTCAGAAGAGAACGACTCGGAGCGCACCAGCCCGGTGATGCTGGACAGTGGGCTCCCGTCCCCCCAGAACAAGCCCCCCAGAA GCTGGCCGGGAATGTCACAGTCCCTGGAGATCTGGGAGGGGCTGGAGGAGTGTTCGGGTAACCAGTACCTCTCCAACTGCTCGGACACGGAAGAGGAGGACGGGAACCAGCTG TCTCCAGGAAAATATAAAGCCCTTGCGGACTGCAAGAGGAGAGGATCAGAAGACCTGCTGGTGAAAAACGGGgatgaaattcagcttttgcaTGAAGATGGTGAGGGACAGTG GTTGGTGAAAAacctaaacagaagaaaagaaggctgGATTCCCGTCCACAGTCTGCAGATAGTAGTGGGCAACTGCAGGTTTCGGAATGCCAAAGTCGCAG tgcaaAGCCTTTAG
- the MCF2 gene encoding proto-oncogene DBL isoform X1 translates to MNVVGITENVKGDHQKFEIWYSGREEVYVVQAQTVDLKMAWLNEIRKILFKQQELIKVEKQQPGSCTDQLPLSSQLSDGKQQRASISSEENDSERTSPVMLDSGLPSPQNKPPRSWPGMSQSLEIWEGLEECSGNQYLSNCSDTEEEDGNQLSPGKYKALADCKRRGSEDLLVKNGDEIQLLHEDGEGQWLVKNLNRRKEGWIPVHSLQIVVGNCRFRNAKVADLYCGPNENLPIQDG, encoded by the exons ATGAACGTGGTTGGAATAACTGAGAATGTGAAAGGAGATCATCAGAAATTTGAAATCTGGTATAGTGGGCGAGAAGAGGTCTATGTCGTGCAG gcCCAAACAGTAGATCTGAAGATGGCATGGCtaaatgaaataaggaaaatctTGTTCAAGCAGCAGGAGCTTATAAAAG tggagaagcagcagcccgGCTCGTGCACGGACCAGCTCCCGCTCTCCTCCCAGCTGAGCGATGG aaagcagcagagagcctCCATAAGCTCAGAAGAGAACGACTCGGAGCGCACCAGCCCGGTGATGCTGGACAGTGGGCTCCCGTCCCCCCAGAACAAGCCCCCCAGAA GCTGGCCGGGAATGTCACAGTCCCTGGAGATCTGGGAGGGGCTGGAGGAGTGTTCGGGTAACCAGTACCTCTCCAACTGCTCGGACACGGAAGAGGAGGACGGGAACCAGCTG TCTCCAGGAAAATATAAAGCCCTTGCGGACTGCAAGAGGAGAGGATCAGAAGACCTGCTGGTGAAAAACGGGgatgaaattcagcttttgcaTGAAGATGGTGAGGGACAGTG GTTGGTGAAAAacctaaacagaagaaaagaaggctgGATTCCCGTCCACAGTCTGCAGATAGTAGTGGGCAACTGCAGGTTTCGGAATGCCAAAGTCGCAG ACTTATACTGTGGCCCTAACGAGAACCTCCCGATACAGGATGGCTGA